A genomic stretch from Xiphophorus maculatus strain JP 163 A chromosome 16, X_maculatus-5.0-male, whole genome shotgun sequence includes:
- the LOC102219662 gene encoding cytoglobin-1-like, whose product MERKQGEVDHLERPSPLTDKERVMIQDSWAKVYQNCEEAGVAMLVRLFVNFPSSKLYFSQFKHIEDTEELEHSPQLRKHAQRVMNALNTLVENIDDSEKVASVLKLVGKAHALKHKVDPVYFKILSGVIVEVLGEEYPEVVTPEVGAAWTKFLATVCSGLKAVYEEVGWTQQSTSSG is encoded by the exons ATGGAGAGGAAGCAGGGAGAGGTGGACCACCTGGAGCGCCCGAGCCCACTGACTGACAAGGAGAGGGTGATGATCCAGGACTCGTGGGCGAAAGTCTACCAGAACTGTGAGGAGGCCGGGGTTGCCATGCTGGTCAG ACTGTTTGTGAACTTCCCTTCATCCAAGTTATACTTCAGCCAGTTCAAGCACATTGAGGACACAGAGGAGCTGGAGCATAGTCCCCAGCTCAGAAAACATGCCCAAAGAGTCATGAATGCCCTTAACACGTTGGTGGAGAATATTGACGACTCAGAAAAGGTGGCCTCAGTGCTGAAGCTGGTTGGCAAAGCCCACGCACTCAAACACAAGGTGGATCCAGTGTACTTCAAG ATCCTGAGCGGTGTGATTGTGGAAGTCCTGGGAGAAGAGTATCCAGAGGTTGTGACGCCAGAGGTGGGTGCAGCATGGACCAAGTTCCTAGCTACTGTCTGCTCTGGCCTCAAAGCCGTTTATGAAGAAGTGGGCTGGACTCAACAATCAACCTCCAGTGGCTGA